A region of Rhodospirillales bacterium DNA encodes the following proteins:
- a CDS encoding class I fructose-bisphosphate aldolase, producing the protein MKITRAVKKILDNYESDNPGTKANLARILMHGRLGGTGKMVILPVDQGFEHGPARSFAPNPDAYDPHYHYQLAIDAGLNAYAAPLGPLEAGADSFAGAIPTILKVNSANSLSTNKDQAVTASVRDALRLGCSAIGFTIYPGSEDQFEMMEEIREMAEEAKSYGLAVVMWSYPRGGKLDKAGETAMDVCAYAAHLAALLGAHIIKVKPPTDVLWQPEAKAAYEKAKVDISTLSKRVAHVMQSSFNGRRIVVFSGGEAKDLDGLFNEIRGLRDGGANGSIIGRNTFQRPRAEALDMLDKIIAIYQGKM; encoded by the coding sequence GTGAAGATCACCCGCGCCGTCAAGAAGATCCTCGACAACTACGAGAGCGACAACCCCGGCACCAAGGCGAACCTCGCCCGGATCCTGATGCACGGCCGTCTCGGCGGCACCGGCAAGATGGTGATCCTGCCGGTCGACCAGGGCTTCGAGCACGGCCCGGCCCGCTCCTTCGCGCCGAACCCCGACGCCTACGATCCGCACTACCACTACCAGCTCGCGATCGACGCCGGGCTGAACGCCTACGCCGCCCCGCTCGGCCCGCTCGAGGCCGGCGCCGACAGCTTCGCCGGCGCCATCCCGACCATCCTCAAGGTCAACAGCGCCAACAGCCTGTCGACCAACAAGGACCAGGCGGTGACGGCCTCGGTGCGCGACGCGCTGCGGCTCGGCTGCTCGGCGATCGGCTTCACGATCTACCCCGGCTCCGAGGACCAGTTCGAGATGATGGAGGAGATCCGCGAGATGGCCGAGGAGGCCAAATCGTACGGTCTCGCGGTGGTCATGTGGTCCTATCCGCGCGGCGGCAAGCTCGACAAGGCCGGCGAGACGGCGATGGACGTCTGCGCCTACGCCGCCCACCTCGCCGCCCTGCTCGGCGCGCACATCATCAAGGTCAAGCCGCCGACCGACGTGTTGTGGCAGCCCGAAGCCAAGGCGGCCTACGAGAAGGCCAAGGTCGACATCTCGACGCTGTCGAAGCGCGTCGCGCACGTCATGCAGTCGTCGTTCAACGGCCGCCGCATCGTTGTGTTCTCCGGCGGCGAGGCCAAGGACCTCGACGGCCTGTTCAACGAGATCCGCGGCCTGCGCGACGGCGGCGCCAACGGCTCGATCATCGGCCGCAACACCTTCCAGCGGCCGCGCGCCGAGGCGCTCGACATGCTCGACAAGATCATCGCCATCTACCAGGGCAAGATGTAG
- a CDS encoding VOC family protein: MIGYVTLGTNDIARAAAFYDELLKELGATRGMESDSFVAWSVKPGTPMVSVIKPFDGKPATAGNGAMVAIAAGAPAKVDALHARALALGGTDEGAPGPRGGTFYAAYCRDLDGNKLAFFHM; the protein is encoded by the coding sequence ATGATCGGCTACGTCACGCTGGGCACCAACGACATCGCGCGCGCCGCGGCGTTCTACGACGAGCTGCTGAAGGAGCTGGGCGCGACGCGCGGCATGGAGTCCGACAGCTTCGTCGCCTGGTCGGTGAAGCCGGGCACGCCGATGGTCAGCGTCATCAAGCCGTTCGACGGCAAGCCGGCGACCGCCGGCAACGGCGCGATGGTCGCGATCGCCGCCGGCGCGCCGGCCAAGGTCGACGCGCTCCACGCCAGGGCGCTGGCGCTGGGTGGCACCGACGAGGGCGCGCCCGGCCCGCGCGGCGGCACCTTCTACGCCGCGTACTGCCGCGACCTCGACGGCAACAAGCTGGCCTTCTTCCACATGTGA
- a CDS encoding thiamine phosphate synthase — protein MPADAPSRCRLYLITPPRLEHPAVFADQFRAALDGGDVAVLQLRLKDVPDDAIARAADTLRPICQQRDVALVMNDRPDLAARLDCDGVHVGQDDASYAEARRIVGPDRIVGVTCKASRHLAMDAAEAGADYVAFGAFFPSSTKDVTTPAPVDVLTWWSDIMTVPCVAIGGITVDNCAPLVEAGADFLAVANGVWGHPDGPAEAVRRFNAVFDGR, from the coding sequence ATGCCGGCCGACGCGCCGTCCCGCTGCCGACTGTACCTGATCACCCCGCCGCGGCTGGAGCATCCCGCCGTGTTCGCCGACCAGTTTCGCGCCGCGCTCGACGGCGGCGACGTGGCGGTGCTGCAGCTGCGGCTCAAGGACGTCCCCGACGACGCCATCGCGCGCGCCGCGGACACGCTGCGCCCGATCTGCCAGCAGCGCGACGTTGCGCTGGTCATGAACGACCGCCCCGATCTCGCCGCGCGGCTGGATTGCGACGGCGTCCATGTCGGGCAGGACGACGCCTCCTACGCCGAGGCCCGGCGCATCGTCGGGCCGGACCGCATCGTCGGCGTCACCTGCAAGGCGTCGCGCCACCTCGCGATGGACGCGGCCGAGGCCGGCGCCGACTACGTCGCGTTCGGCGCGTTCTTCCCGTCCAGCACCAAGGACGTCACCACCCCGGCGCCGGTCGACGTGCTGACGTGGTGGAGCGACATCATGACGGTCCCCTGCGTCGCCATCGGCGGCATCACCGTCGACAATTGCGCGCCGCTGGTCGAGGCCGGCGCCGACTTCCTCGCCGTCGCAAACGGCGTCTGGGGCCATCCCGACGGGCCGGCCGAGGCGGTGAGGCGGTTCAACGCCGTGTTCGACGGCCGGTAG
- a CDS encoding acyl-CoA dehydrogenase family protein, protein MILSETQRMIRDMARDFARERIAPFARAWEAAGEIPRETRLEMGRLGLMGMCVPERWGGAGADYVSYVTALEEIAAADGAVSTMMSVNNSPDCAALLAYGTDAQKERWLRPLATGGMLGAFCLTEPQAGSDASALKTRAVRRDGAWVIDGIKQFITSGRTADVALVFAVTDPASAKRGISCFIVPTAAAGYRVASTETKLGQRASDTCQIALEGCVVPDDAMLGAEGEGYRIALGNLEIGRLGIAAQSIGMARAAFEAARAYAGERRSFGTEIINHQAVQFRLADMATRIAAARQLLLHAAGLRDAGEACLTEAAMAKLFASEMAEKVCSDAIQIHGGYGYVADFIVEKIWRDVRVAQIYEGTSDIQRLIIGRGLAAI, encoded by the coding sequence ATGATCCTGTCCGAGACCCAGCGGATGATCCGCGACATGGCCCGCGACTTCGCGCGCGAGCGCATCGCGCCGTTCGCGCGGGCGTGGGAGGCGGCGGGCGAGATCCCTCGGGAGACGCGGCTGGAGATGGGACGGCTGGGCCTCATGGGCATGTGCGTGCCGGAGCGCTGGGGCGGCGCCGGCGCCGACTACGTGTCGTACGTGACGGCGCTGGAGGAGATCGCCGCCGCCGACGGCGCGGTCTCGACGATGATGAGCGTCAACAACTCGCCGGATTGCGCCGCGCTGCTGGCCTACGGCACCGACGCGCAGAAGGAGCGCTGGCTGCGGCCGCTGGCGACGGGCGGGATGCTGGGCGCGTTCTGCCTGACCGAGCCGCAGGCCGGGTCGGACGCCTCGGCGCTCAAGACCCGCGCGGTGCGCCGCGACGGCGCCTGGGTGATCGACGGCATCAAGCAGTTCATCACCTCCGGGCGGACCGCCGACGTCGCGCTGGTGTTCGCGGTGACCGATCCGGCGTCGGCCAAGCGCGGCATCTCCTGCTTCATCGTGCCGACCGCGGCGGCGGGCTACCGCGTGGCGTCGACCGAGACGAAGCTCGGCCAGCGCGCCTCGGACACCTGCCAGATCGCGCTCGAAGGCTGCGTCGTGCCCGACGACGCGATGCTCGGCGCCGAGGGCGAGGGCTACCGCATCGCGCTCGGCAATCTGGAGATCGGCCGGCTGGGCATCGCCGCGCAGTCGATCGGCATGGCGCGCGCGGCGTTCGAGGCGGCGCGGGCCTACGCCGGGGAGCGCCGGTCGTTCGGCACGGAGATCATCAACCACCAGGCCGTGCAGTTCCGGCTCGCCGACATGGCGACCCGCATCGCCGCCGCGCGCCAGCTGCTGCTGCACGCCGCCGGGCTGCGCGACGCCGGCGAGGCGTGCCTGACCGAGGCGGCGATGGCCAAGCTGTTCGCCTCGGAGATGGCCGAGAAGGTCTGCTCCGACGCGATCCAGATCCACGGCGGCTATGGCTACGTGGCCGATTTCATCGTCGAGAAGATCTGGCGCGACGTGCGGGTGGCGCAGATCTACGAGGGCACCAGCGACATCCAGCGGCTGATCATCGGCCGCGGACTGGCCGCGATCTGA
- a CDS encoding SDR family oxidoreductase has translation MPTLLITGANRGLGLEFVKHYAGAGWRVHACARDPEAAALKAVGGDVVRHALDAADWAGITALAARLEGQSVDLLLANAGIAGREAGDLGSIDPEVWTRTFVVNALGPVKLAEAFLEHVASSTGKRMVAISSRLGSIALNDGGRYAYRSSKAALNMGWSSLAKDTRGRGTTCAVLHPGWVRTDMGGAQAPVGIPQSIAGMAAVIDRLTPADTGKFFDFSGAELPW, from the coding sequence ATGCCGACGCTGCTGATCACCGGCGCCAACCGCGGCCTCGGGCTGGAGTTCGTCAAGCACTACGCAGGCGCCGGCTGGCGCGTGCACGCCTGCGCCCGCGACCCCGAGGCGGCGGCACTCAAGGCGGTCGGCGGCGACGTCGTCCGCCACGCGCTCGACGCGGCCGACTGGGCCGGCATCACGGCGCTGGCGGCGCGGCTCGAAGGGCAGTCCGTCGACCTGCTGCTGGCCAACGCGGGCATCGCCGGGCGCGAGGCGGGCGATCTCGGCTCGATCGATCCCGAGGTGTGGACGCGGACCTTCGTCGTCAACGCGCTCGGCCCGGTGAAGCTGGCCGAGGCGTTCCTCGAGCACGTGGCGTCCTCGACCGGGAAGCGGATGGTGGCGATCTCCAGCCGCCTCGGCTCGATCGCGCTGAACGACGGCGGACGCTACGCCTACCGCTCCAGCAAGGCGGCGTTGAACATGGGCTGGTCGAGCCTCGCCAAGGACACGCGCGGCCGCGGCACGACCTGCGCCGTGCTGCATCCCGGCTGGGTGCGCACCGACATGGGCGGCGCGCAGGCCCCCGTCGGCATTCCGCAGAGCATCGCCGGCATGGCCGCCGTCATCGACCGACTGACGCCGGCGGATACCGGCAAGTTCTTCGACTTCTCCGGCGCCGAGCTGCCGTGGTGA
- the smpB gene encoding SsrA-binding protein SmpB — protein MARAALIEGRIAAQNRKASHEYFIEERFEAGLELTGTEVKSLRGGRSNIADAYAEVTDGEIWLVNAHIPEYAQGNRNNHEPRRRRKVLLHRRQINRLMGAVERQGYTLVPLTIEFNAKGRAKLNLGLAKGKKLHDKRATTKARDWQRQRQRLLKGG, from the coding sequence ATGGCGCGCGCGGCGCTGATCGAGGGACGCATCGCGGCGCAGAACCGCAAGGCGTCGCACGAGTATTTCATCGAGGAGCGCTTCGAGGCGGGCCTGGAGCTGACGGGCACCGAGGTGAAGTCGCTGCGCGGCGGGCGCAGCAACATCGCCGACGCCTACGCCGAGGTGACCGACGGCGAGATCTGGCTGGTCAACGCCCACATCCCGGAGTACGCGCAGGGCAACCGCAACAACCACGAGCCCAGGCGGCGGCGCAAGGTGCTGCTGCACCGGCGCCAGATCAACCGCCTGATGGGCGCGGTCGAGCGTCAGGGCTACACGCTGGTGCCGCTGACGATCGAGTTCAACGCCAAGGGGCGGGCGAAGCTGAACCTCGGACTCGCCAAGGGCAAGAAGCTGCACGACAAGAGGGCGACGACCAAGGCGCGCGACTGGCAGCGCCAGCGCCAGCGCCTGCTCAAGGGCGGCTGA
- a CDS encoding 4-hydroxy-tetrahydrodipicolinate synthase produces MFSGSLVALITPMSGGKVDEKAFEKFVRWQIEEGTDGLVPCGTTGESPTIDYDEHKRLIDVCVQTAKGSGVPVIAGTGSNSTAEAIELTAYAKKAGADAAMLVVPYYNKPTQEGLYQHFKAVAEAVDIPILLYNVPPRTGGDMQVDTVVRLSKVKGIVGIKDASYDMARPTLTRLKAGNAFVQLSGEDASALGFLAQSGDGCISVTANCAPRMLGDMHDAWKARDFDKARELNERLMPLHKALFVETSPAPVKYACELIGKSSAELRLPLVECAAGTKKQDKEAMQFAGLLN; encoded by the coding sequence ATGTTCAGCGGGTCGCTCGTCGCCCTCATCACGCCCATGAGCGGCGGCAAGGTGGACGAGAAGGCGTTCGAGAAATTCGTGCGGTGGCAGATCGAGGAGGGGACCGACGGGCTGGTGCCGTGCGGCACCACCGGCGAGTCGCCGACCATCGACTACGACGAGCACAAGCGTCTGATCGACGTGTGCGTGCAGACCGCCAAGGGCAGCGGCGTGCCGGTGATCGCCGGCACCGGGTCCAACTCCACCGCCGAGGCGATCGAGCTGACCGCCTACGCCAAGAAGGCCGGCGCCGACGCCGCCATGCTGGTGGTGCCGTACTACAACAAGCCGACCCAGGAAGGCCTGTACCAGCACTTCAAGGCGGTGGCCGAGGCGGTCGACATCCCGATCCTGCTCTACAACGTGCCGCCGCGCACCGGCGGCGACATGCAGGTCGACACCGTGGTCCGTCTGTCGAAGGTCAAGGGCATCGTCGGCATCAAGGACGCCAGCTACGACATGGCGCGCCCGACGCTGACGCGGCTGAAGGCCGGCAACGCGTTCGTGCAGCTCTCCGGCGAGGACGCCAGCGCGCTCGGCTTCCTGGCGCAGAGCGGCGACGGCTGCATCTCGGTCACGGCCAACTGCGCGCCGCGCATGCTCGGCGACATGCACGACGCCTGGAAGGCGCGCGACTTCGACAAGGCCCGCGAGCTCAACGAGCGCCTGATGCCGCTGCACAAGGCGCTGTTCGTCGAGACCAGCCCGGCGCCGGTGAAGTACGCCTGCGAGCTGATCGGCAAGAGCTCGGCCGAGCTGCGGCTGCCGCTGGTCGAGTGCGCCGCGGGCACCAAGAAGCAGGACAAGGAGGCGATGCAGTTCGCCGGATTGCTGAACTGA
- a CDS encoding lytic transglycosylase domain-containing protein, whose product MVYRRPLKPPREAVTTARAALLAGLSAVALAAAPAALAQVTILKGTPPAAPAPGPAAREPTSPGPAIHTPGGGASGPGIATPPSQPGMGAIPGGPLRPLGGGALPPGGGTAAPKDGTTVAEALAQVAPLAADAAGALAAALKASDEQRWDEARAAAKATRVAILAKYVEWSILRQPKNDAGFAEAAAFLRGNPDWPDDLAIRRAAEDKLGVETAPRDQLAWFEAFPPLTSAGIMRRMEAAEAAAPAKVAAFAQESWRVGTFRNADEISFLARYGQHLRPDDHLQRFNRLLREGKDKVARDLVPKLAEDDRKVAEARLALQQRAPEATVVLRAVPAARQGDGRLLLDRVRFLRRSNDLAGARALLLSLPADLRQDDDWWTERQSAARDSLQANRAEEAYRLVSAHGLTPRGIAFAEAEFLAGWIALRWLKKPDEALKRFQTLEENVATALSKSRAAYWIGRAHEAAKRAREAQAAYEKGAQFSHTFYGQLAARKLPGGALRYTPDPVPTALERDSVEKREIVAVARWLRQIGEDERARPFLLRVGRLSQSAGEIGLSATIALDMGRPDVALAIARRGAEAGIVLTEAAFPVVDMGSTGSVERALALGLARQESAFSTSVVSPAGAMGLMQLMPGTARQVAQKLGQPYDQDRLLRDPAYNVALGSHYFSEMLEKFGGSYELALSAYNAGPARTARWLDTIGDPRTGAIDMVDWIELIPFRETRNYVQRVMEAVVVYRDRLNGPFRAVPAPRPR is encoded by the coding sequence ATGGTGTACCGACGCCCGCTCAAACCTCCACGTGAAGCCGTGACGACGGCGCGCGCGGCCCTGTTGGCCGGATTGTCGGCGGTCGCGCTGGCCGCCGCGCCGGCCGCGCTCGCCCAGGTCACGATCCTCAAGGGCACGCCGCCCGCCGCGCCGGCGCCGGGCCCGGCGGCCCGCGAGCCGACCTCGCCCGGCCCCGCGATCCACACGCCCGGCGGCGGCGCGTCCGGACCGGGGATCGCCACGCCGCCCAGCCAGCCCGGCATGGGCGCGATTCCCGGTGGACCGCTGCGGCCGCTCGGCGGCGGCGCGCTCCCGCCCGGCGGCGGCACCGCCGCGCCGAAGGACGGCACGACCGTGGCCGAGGCGCTGGCCCAGGTCGCGCCGCTGGCGGCCGACGCCGCCGGCGCCCTGGCCGCCGCGCTCAAGGCCTCGGACGAACAGCGCTGGGACGAGGCGCGCGCCGCCGCCAAGGCGACCCGGGTCGCGATCCTGGCGAAATACGTCGAGTGGTCGATCCTGCGGCAGCCGAAGAACGACGCGGGCTTCGCCGAGGCCGCCGCGTTCCTGCGCGGGAACCCGGACTGGCCCGACGACCTGGCGATCCGCCGGGCGGCGGAGGACAAGCTCGGCGTCGAGACCGCGCCGCGCGACCAGCTCGCATGGTTCGAGGCGTTCCCGCCGCTCACCAGCGCGGGGATAATGCGCCGCATGGAGGCCGCCGAGGCGGCCGCGCCGGCCAAGGTCGCGGCGTTCGCGCAGGAGAGCTGGCGCGTCGGCACGTTCCGCAACGCCGACGAGATCTCCTTCCTCGCCCGCTACGGCCAGCACTTGCGGCCGGACGACCACCTCCAGCGTTTCAACCGCCTGCTGCGCGAGGGCAAGGACAAGGTCGCGCGCGATCTCGTGCCCAAGCTGGCTGAGGACGACCGCAAGGTCGCCGAGGCGCGGCTGGCGCTGCAGCAGCGCGCGCCCGAGGCCACCGTCGTGCTGCGCGCCGTGCCGGCGGCGCGCCAGGGCGACGGCCGCCTGCTGCTCGACCGCGTCCGCTTCCTGCGCCGGTCCAACGACCTGGCCGGCGCGCGCGCGCTGCTGCTGTCGCTGCCCGCCGATCTGCGTCAGGACGACGACTGGTGGACGGAGCGCCAGAGCGCCGCGCGCGACTCGCTGCAGGCCAACCGCGCCGAGGAGGCCTACAGGCTGGTGTCCGCGCACGGGCTGACGCCGCGCGGCATCGCGTTCGCCGAGGCCGAATTCCTCGCCGGCTGGATCGCGCTGCGCTGGCTGAAGAAGCCCGACGAGGCGCTGAAGCGGTTCCAGACGCTCGAGGAGAACGTCGCGACCGCGCTGTCGAAGAGCCGGGCCGCCTACTGGATCGGCCGCGCCCACGAGGCCGCGAAGCGCGCCCGCGAGGCGCAGGCCGCCTACGAGAAGGGCGCCCAGTTCAGCCACACCTTCTACGGCCAGCTCGCGGCCCGCAAACTGCCGGGCGGCGCGCTGCGCTACACGCCGGACCCGGTGCCGACCGCGCTGGAGCGCGACTCCGTCGAGAAGCGCGAGATCGTCGCGGTCGCGCGCTGGCTGCGGCAGATCGGCGAGGACGAGCGCGCGCGCCCGTTCCTGCTGCGCGTCGGCCGCCTGTCGCAGAGCGCCGGCGAGATCGGTCTCAGCGCGACCATCGCCCTCGACATGGGCCGGCCCGACGTCGCGCTGGCGATCGCCCGCCGCGGCGCGGAGGCCGGCATCGTCTTGACGGAGGCGGCGTTCCCCGTCGTCGACATGGGCTCGACCGGCTCGGTCGAGCGCGCGCTGGCGCTGGGCCTGGCGCGGCAGGAGAGCGCGTTCAGCACGTCCGTCGTATCGCCCGCCGGTGCGATGGGCCTGATGCAGCTCATGCCCGGTACGGCGCGGCAGGTGGCGCAGAAGCTGGGCCAGCCCTACGACCAGGACCGCCTGCTGCGCGACCCCGCCTACAACGTCGCGCTGGGCTCGCACTATTTCTCGGAGATGCTGGAGAAGTTTGGCGGCTCCTACGAGCTGGCGCTATCGGCCTACAACGCCGGTCCCGCGCGCACGGCGCGCTGGCTCGACACGATCGGCGATCCACGCACCGGCGCCATCGACATGGTCGACTGGATCGAGCTGATCCCGTTCCGCGAGACCCGCAACTACGTGCAGCGCGTGATGGAGGCGGTGGTCGTCTACCGCGACCGCCTCAACGGACCGTTCCGCGCCGTGCCGGCGCCGCGGCCGCGCTGA
- a CDS encoding haloacid dehalogenase type II, with product MDAPPALPGIRVCVFDAYGTLFDFNSAVARHRDEIGPQADRLSEMWRTKQLSYTWLRSLMGAYAPFSQVTAEALDHCLAACGVDKPGLRGRLMDAYRALSPFPEVVATLRALKAAGMPTAILSNGDPAMLDAAVRSAGIAELLDAVLSVDSIKVFKTDPRCYRLPTDRFGVAPREVCFLSSNCWDAHAGAHFGYRALWVNRAGAPDDNLPGEIAGQLSTLAGLPALVA from the coding sequence ATGGACGCGCCCCCCGCCCTCCCCGGAATCCGCGTCTGCGTGTTCGACGCCTACGGCACGCTGTTCGACTTCAACTCGGCGGTCGCCCGCCACCGCGACGAGATCGGCCCGCAGGCCGACCGGCTGTCGGAGATGTGGCGGACGAAGCAGCTGAGCTACACGTGGCTGCGCAGCCTGATGGGCGCCTACGCGCCGTTCTCGCAGGTGACCGCCGAGGCGCTGGACCACTGCCTCGCGGCCTGCGGCGTCGACAAGCCCGGGCTGCGCGGACGGCTGATGGACGCCTACCGCGCGCTGTCGCCGTTTCCGGAGGTGGTGGCGACGCTGCGCGCGCTGAAGGCGGCGGGCATGCCGACGGCGATCCTGTCGAACGGCGATCCCGCCATGCTCGACGCCGCCGTCCGAAGCGCCGGCATCGCCGAGCTGCTCGACGCCGTGCTCAGCGTCGATTCGATCAAGGTGTTCAAGACCGACCCGCGCTGCTACCGGCTGCCGACCGACCGTTTCGGCGTGGCCCCGCGCGAGGTCTGCTTCCTGTCGTCGAACTGCTGGGACGCGCACGCCGGCGCCCATTTCGGCTACCGCGCGCTGTGGGTGAACCGCGCCGGCGCGCCCGACGACAACCTGCCGGGCGAGATCGCCGGCCAGTTGTCGACGCTCGCCGGGCTGCCGGCGCTGGTCGCCTGA
- a CDS encoding SWIM zinc finger family protein: MRSKGKPRFDVAALRRFAGDKVFARGEAYVERGQVEILAIEPGRVLAVVAGGEDYRTEVTGRGAGIGGECSCPAFERGFCKHMVAVALAANAAGGDAGATVDALPRIRAHLKAKGVDALVDMVVGFAERDRALFRKLDLAAAALAGDDKTVEARLRKAIDDATRVRSYVEYHAVPAWAAGVDAALDAVAELAAAGRAGVALALAQRAIDRIAAAIESVDDSDGYCGASLARARDIHLAAAGVARPDPVALARPYTGSRRRVPATSSTAPRGSTPRSWARKGWPSTAAWPPRRGRSCRRAPAGAARGGIRRTTPSRYRTPRSTSSTPSPSATAMSTCASPCAPRICRRRRTIRRWPSSACRRDAPTRRCGAPRKGCGCSRTARRTTGSCCSPPTCWRRPGGSPTPSRSCGGRSRSRRTPSCTSACARQAARRRARGRSRFSARGSWRTAPVARAVSSTSSSRS; this comes from the coding sequence ATGAGGAGCAAGGGCAAGCCCCGGTTCGACGTGGCGGCGCTGCGGCGGTTCGCCGGCGACAAGGTGTTCGCGCGGGGCGAGGCCTATGTCGAACGCGGCCAGGTCGAGATACTGGCCATCGAACCCGGGCGCGTGCTGGCCGTGGTCGCGGGCGGCGAGGACTACCGCACGGAGGTCACCGGTCGGGGCGCCGGCATCGGCGGCGAGTGCTCGTGCCCCGCCTTCGAGCGCGGTTTCTGCAAGCACATGGTCGCGGTCGCGCTGGCCGCGAACGCCGCTGGCGGCGATGCCGGGGCGACCGTCGACGCGTTGCCGCGCATCCGCGCGCATCTGAAGGCGAAGGGCGTGGACGCGCTGGTCGACATGGTCGTCGGCTTCGCCGAGCGGGACCGGGCCCTTTTCCGCAAGCTCGACCTCGCGGCGGCGGCGCTGGCCGGCGACGACAAGACCGTCGAGGCGCGGCTGCGGAAGGCGATCGACGACGCGACGCGCGTGCGGAGCTACGTCGAGTACCACGCCGTGCCGGCTTGGGCCGCCGGCGTGGACGCAGCGCTCGACGCCGTCGCCGAGCTGGCGGCGGCCGGACGCGCCGGCGTGGCGCTCGCGCTGGCGCAGCGGGCGATCGACCGGATCGCCGCGGCGATCGAGTCGGTCGACGATTCCGACGGCTATTGCGGCGCGTCGCTGGCCCGGGCGCGCGACATCCACCTCGCCGCCGCGGGGGTCGCGCGGCCGGATCCGGTGGCGCTCGCGCGACCTTATACCGGCTCGAGACGGAGGGTGCCGGCGACGTCTTCCACCGCGCCGCGTGGGTCTACGCCGAGATCCTGGGCGCGAAAGGGCTGGCCGAGTACCGCCGCCTGGCCACCGAGGCGTGGGAGAAGCTGCCGGCGCGCGCCGGCGGGCGCGGCGCGGGGCGGCATCCGGCGGACGACGCCTTCGAGGTACCGCACGCCTCGATCGACATCCTCGACGCCTTCGCCGAGCGCGACGGCGATGTCGACCTGCGCATCGCCTTGCGCGCCAAGGATTTGTCGACGCCGTCGAACTATCAGGCGCTGGCCGAGTTCTGCCTGTCGCAGGGACGCGCCGACGAGGCGCTGCGGCGCGCCGAGGAAGGGCTGTGGATGTTCGAGGACGGCCCGCCGAACCACCGGCTCGTGCTGTTCACCGCCGACCTGCTGGCGAAGGCCCGGCGGAAGTCCGACGCCGTCGCGCTCCTGCGGCGGGCGTTCGAGAAGTCGCCGAACACCGAGCTGTACGAGCGCCTGCGCAAGACAGGCGGCAAGGAGGCGGGCGCGTGGGCGATCGCGCTTCTCCGCGCGAGGCTCGTGGAGGACGGCCCCGGTCGCGCGGGCCGTCTCGTCGACGTCGTCGTCGAGATCCTGA
- a CDS encoding ArsC family reductase: MAGTTTIHGIKNCDTMKKARAWLDARGVAYAFHDYKAAGIDRATLARWVRAVGWETLLNRAGTTFRKLPDSDKAGLTEARAIALMLAQPSMIKRPVLVAGGRVLVGFKPESTRRPSRPETTSDAGGPPTAPGLNPAGAGGTLNPRSARRRVERVQVW; encoded by the coding sequence ATGGCCGGTACGACCACCATCCACGGCATCAAGAACTGCGACACCATGAAGAAGGCGCGGGCTTGGCTCGACGCGCGCGGTGTCGCCTACGCTTTCCACGACTACAAGGCGGCGGGCATCGACCGCGCGACATTGGCGCGCTGGGTGCGCGCCGTCGGCTGGGAGACGCTGCTCAACCGCGCCGGCACGACGTTCCGCAAGCTGCCGGATTCCGACAAGGCCGGGCTCACCGAGGCCAGGGCCATCGCGTTGATGCTGGCGCAGCCCTCGATGATCAAGCGGCCGGTGCTGGTCGCCGGCGGCCGCGTCCTCGTCGGCTTCAAGCCGGAGTCTACGCGGCGGCCTTCCCGGCCTGAGACGACGTCGGACGCCGGCGGGCCGCCCACAGCCCCGGGATTGAATCCCGCCGGTGCCGGAGGCACGTTGAACCCGCGGTCGGCGCGACGCCGCGTGGAGCGGGTGCAGGTGTGGTGA
- a CDS encoding winged helix-turn-helix transcriptional regulator, producing MVELETTRLDAVFHALGDATRRRMLRDLTDGERSVGELAAPFDMSLAAASKHVKALERAGLVRRTVKGRTHLCRLDAARLAEAHRWIEFYRRFWERRLDVLEDLLRREDAADTDGPKGDEHD from the coding sequence ATGGTTGAATTAGAAACCACCCGGCTCGACGCCGTCTTCCACGCGCTCGGTGACGCCACCCGCCGCCGGATGCTCCGCGACCTGACCGACGGCGAGCGCAGCGTCGGCGAGCTGGCGGCGCCGTTCGACATGTCGCTGGCGGCGGCCTCCAAGCACGTCAAGGCGCTGGAGCGTGCCGGGCTGGTGCGGCGTACCGTCAAGGGCCGCACCCATCTCTGCCGCCTCGACGCCGCGCGTCTGGCGGAGGCGCACCGATGGATCGAGTTCTACCGCCGGTTCTGGGAGCGCCGCCTCGACGTGCTCGAGGATCTCCTGCGCCGGGAAGACGCCGCCGATACCGATGGACCCAAAGGAGACGAGCATGACTGA